The following are encoded in a window of Telmatobacter sp. DSM 110680 genomic DNA:
- a CDS encoding efflux RND transporter periplasmic adaptor subunit: MKNLVSGFLMVFSAMLLAGCDGANSTPVSPVQTVNARVVESQQRQVPQMIQSTGTIHARETAIISAQIMGRIQQVLVREGDEVRAGQSLVILDDASMRASADQAQAGEQAARSQITAAETDAKLAASTLERYRQLEVQKSVSPQEMDEVTRRAEAATARLEAVRAQSDAARAQVAGAHTMLGYTRIVAPFAGVVTARMADPGTMAAPGVSLLQIDQAGVVQLQVTVDESLIAAIRKGMKVQVAGNSADSSTIDGTVAEIMPAADPASHSFLIKIDLPPSNHLRAGMYATASFNNGVRQAIVVPRTAIVNRGSLICGYVLDSQGIAQLRTLTLGAEQADFVEVLSGLSSGEKLVDGPEDRDLAGKRVEVQP; this comes from the coding sequence ATGAAGAATCTTGTATCGGGTTTCCTGATGGTTTTCTCCGCAATGCTGCTGGCCGGCTGCGATGGAGCGAACTCTACGCCTGTATCACCTGTACAGACCGTGAACGCACGTGTTGTCGAGAGTCAACAGCGGCAGGTGCCCCAGATGATCCAATCGACCGGCACCATCCATGCTCGGGAAACCGCAATCATATCCGCGCAGATCATGGGCCGCATCCAGCAGGTTCTGGTACGCGAAGGGGACGAGGTGCGCGCCGGGCAATCTCTGGTCATACTCGATGACGCGTCGATGCGTGCGTCCGCGGATCAGGCGCAGGCAGGCGAGCAGGCCGCCAGGAGCCAAATCACCGCGGCTGAAACCGACGCCAAGCTCGCTGCCAGCACGCTGGAACGCTATCGCCAGCTTGAAGTGCAGAAGAGCGTAAGCCCGCAGGAGATGGATGAAGTAACGCGCCGCGCAGAAGCTGCAACCGCAAGACTCGAAGCTGTGCGAGCGCAATCGGATGCTGCGAGGGCCCAGGTGGCCGGCGCGCACACGATGCTGGGCTACACGCGAATCGTTGCGCCATTCGCCGGAGTGGTGACCGCACGCATGGCCGATCCAGGGACAATGGCCGCACCCGGGGTGTCCCTGCTGCAGATCGATCAGGCCGGAGTTGTGCAGCTTCAGGTCACAGTGGACGAGTCCCTGATCGCTGCCATTCGCAAGGGGATGAAAGTCCAGGTCGCAGGCAATAGTGCTGACTCCTCAACGATCGACGGTACGGTTGCGGAGATTATGCCCGCCGCCGATCCGGCTAGTCACAGCTTTCTGATCAAGATTGATCTGCCGCCCTCAAACCACCTACGCGCGGGCATGTATGCAACTGCGTCGTTTAACAACGGCGTTCGGCAGGCGATTGTTGTCCCCCGAACAGCCATTGTGAATCGCGGTTCACTCATTTGTGGATACGTTCTGGACAGCCAGGGAATCGCACAACTTAGAACCCTCACGCTGGGTGCAGAGCAAGCTGATTTCGTTGAAGTTCTCTCAGGGCTCTCTTCTGGAGAAAAGCTTGTCGATGGTCCCGAAGATCGCGACCTTGCCGGCAAACGCGTCGAGGTTCAACCATGA